One window of the Methanothermobacter sp. K4 genome contains the following:
- the pstC gene encoding phosphate ABC transporter permease subunit PstC — MISKTRENLIEKGLFITAIFSIIAILLIITFIFREGIPILQDYGVINFIFGMDWAPSDGKYGVFTMIVGSICITLLSLAIAVPLSILCAIFMAEVAPEIMRKILKPVIETLAAIPSVVYGFFGLIVLVPYVRTNIGGTGFGMLTAALILTVMIMPTIISVSEDAIRSVPLEYKEASLALGATHWQTIRKVIFPAAIPGIITSIILGMGRAIGETLAVIMVAGNVTQIPSSILDPVRALTSNIALEMGYATGLHYSALFGTAIILFALIMVLLVVANYFHYKKKVVIGGGYL; from the coding sequence ATGATCAGCAAGACAAGGGAAAATCTCATTGAGAAGGGTCTTTTCATAACCGCGATCTTCTCCATAATCGCGATACTTCTCATAATAACCTTTATATTCCGTGAGGGAATTCCGATACTCCAGGACTATGGTGTGATAAATTTCATATTCGGAATGGACTGGGCACCGTCTGATGGTAAGTATGGTGTCTTCACGATGATAGTGGGGTCCATTTGCATCACTCTCCTCTCACTTGCAATAGCGGTTCCACTATCAATCCTGTGCGCCATATTCATGGCAGAGGTGGCCCCTGAGATCATGCGCAAAATCCTGAAACCTGTGATAGAGACCCTTGCAGCAATACCCTCCGTGGTATACGGATTCTTTGGTCTCATAGTGCTTGTGCCATATGTGAGGACCAACATAGGGGGCACAGGTTTCGGAATGCTCACAGCAGCACTCATACTCACGGTCATGATCATGCCCACAATCATAAGTGTATCAGAGGACGCCATAAGGTCGGTGCCCCTCGAGTACAAGGAGGCATCCCTTGCACTGGGAGCAACCCACTGGCAGACCATACGCAAGGTCATCTTTCCTGCAGCGATCCCCGGTATAATAACATCAATCATACTGGGCATGGGCCGCGCCATTGGCGAGACCCTTGCCGTTATAATGGTTGCAGGAAACGTTACACAGATACCATCATCCATCCTGGACCCTGTAAGGGCCCTCACATCCAACATAGCACTGGAAATGGGATATGCAACGGGACTACACTACAGCGCCCTTTTTGGAACAGCCATCATACTCTTTGCGCTTATAATGGTCCTGCTGGTTGTTGCAAACTACTTCCACTACAAGAAAAAGGTTGTGATAGGTGGAGGATACCTCTAG